The following are encoded in a window of Fischerella sp. PCC 9605 genomic DNA:
- a CDS encoding HPF/RaiA family ribosome-associated protein: MRSPLQVNFRNVQKSEAVEEKIREYAAKLEQFHNRITSCRVVVDAPHRNHQKGKLYHIQIDITLPGTEIVVNSNPSDNESHQDIYVAIRDAFDAAKRQLQDYVEVQRN; this comes from the coding sequence ATGCGATCGCCACTACAAGTTAACTTTCGCAATGTTCAAAAATCTGAAGCGGTTGAGGAAAAAATTCGTGAATATGCCGCTAAATTAGAGCAATTTCATAACCGAATTACAAGCTGTCGAGTAGTGGTAGACGCACCACATCGAAATCACCAAAAGGGCAAGCTTTATCATATACAAATTGACATTACTTTACCAGGAACAGAGATAGTAGTCAATAGCAATCCATCTGACAATGAAAGCCATCAAGATATTTATGTGGCAATTCGGGATGCCTTTGATGCTGCCAAGCGGCAACTACAAGATTATGTCGAAGTACAGCGCAATTAA
- a CDS encoding cobalamin-binding protein: MSNGDLRIVSLIPSGTEILAALGLTDAIVGRSHECDYPPEIQDRPICTQPRLNTSASSSEINDKINKLIQSALSIYEIKIEILKRLHPTHIITQDQCDVCAVSVSEVEKAVASITHTPPEIISLKPNVLKDVWADVERVANAFGVDSLKVLENLEARVKIVSQKTQGLSQTEKLPTVACIEWTDPLMIAANWIPELVTLAGGEPLFSTTGQPSSHLKWENLIASNPDIIIFMPCGFDLNRTRQEAELLTQHPEWENLRANQNGRVYITDGNSYFNRPGPRLVDSTEMLAEILHPEIFQYGYKGQTWELL, translated from the coding sequence ATGAGCAATGGCGACTTGAGAATTGTCTCCCTAATTCCTAGTGGAACTGAGATTTTAGCAGCGTTAGGTTTAACTGATGCTATTGTTGGGCGATCGCACGAGTGTGACTACCCCCCAGAAATTCAAGATCGTCCGATTTGTACCCAACCCAGGCTGAACACTAGTGCTTCAAGCAGTGAAATCAACGACAAAATTAATAAATTAATCCAATCTGCTCTCAGTATCTACGAGATTAAAATCGAGATTTTGAAGCGATTGCATCCCACTCACATTATCACCCAAGACCAGTGTGATGTCTGTGCTGTCAGTGTATCAGAAGTGGAAAAGGCTGTAGCTTCAATCACTCATACCCCACCCGAGATTATCTCTTTAAAACCGAATGTTCTCAAAGATGTTTGGGCTGATGTAGAGCGAGTAGCTAACGCTTTTGGTGTAGACTCATTGAAGGTGCTAGAAAACTTAGAAGCTCGCGTAAAAATAGTTTCTCAAAAAACACAAGGACTTTCCCAAACAGAGAAATTACCAACAGTAGCATGTATCGAATGGACTGACCCTTTGATGATTGCTGCTAATTGGATTCCTGAATTAGTTACCTTAGCAGGAGGAGAACCGTTATTTAGTACCACAGGTCAACCTTCCTCACATTTAAAGTGGGAAAATCTGATTGCGAGCAATCCAGATATTATTATTTTTATGCCCTGTGGCTTTGATTTAAATCGCACTCGTCAAGAAGCTGAGTTATTAACTCAACATCCAGAGTGGGAAAATCTGCGTGCTAACCAAAATGGCAGAGTCTATATCACTGATGGTAATTCTTACTTCAACCGTCCAGGGCCTCGACTGGTAGATTCAACAGAAATGTTAGCAGAAATTCTGCATCCGGAAATTTTTCAATATGGTTATAAAGGACAAACTTGGGAACTCTTGTAA
- a CDS encoding protealysin inhibitor emfourin: MRISLQRTGGFTGISKKATVDTANLSPEEAKQLPQMLEAANFFSLPTKINAPPHQADRFQYTLTVENNGQQHTVTVSEAALPGSLKPIIEWVNNVASKK; this comes from the coding sequence ATGCGGATCTCGCTTCAACGCACGGGTGGTTTTACTGGCATAAGCAAGAAAGCAACTGTTGATACGGCTAATCTGTCTCCAGAGGAGGCTAAGCAGTTACCTCAAATGTTAGAAGCCGCAAATTTCTTTAGTCTACCCACAAAAATTAATGCTCCTCCTCACCAAGCCGATCGCTTTCAGTATACTTTGACAGTAGAAAATAACGGTCAGCAACACACGGTTACAGTCAGTGAGGCAGCACTACCAGGAAGCTTAAAACCCATTATTGAATGGGTAAATAATGTAGCAAGCAAAAAATGA
- a CDS encoding M4 family metallopeptidase produces MARNKKKSLGFGCEHQLYSRCPICCVVPPHMLENIAVNGSPEQRRWAFHTLSVSAQFRGRRNVIGNINFAVSPGEKSRTIFDAKGTEELPGKPVRHEGDPPSGDDAVDEAYDAAGATYDLYYEVFERNSIDDKGLRLDSTVHYGVKYDNAFWNGDQMVYGDGDGEIFQRFTKCIDIIGHELTHGVTQYEAGLIYFGESGALNESFSDVFGSLVKQWVKKQTAQEADWIIGEGLFTDKVKGVGIRSMKAPGTAYNDPILGKDPQPGHMKDKYMGFEDNGGVHINSGIPNRAFYLAATEIGGYAWEKVGKIWYIALRDRLRSRASFKRAAKTIIQVAGELYGQGSLEQNVVEKAWKEVGVI; encoded by the coding sequence ATGGCTCGAAATAAGAAAAAATCATTGGGGTTTGGGTGTGAGCATCAACTATATTCTAGATGCCCTATTTGTTGTGTTGTGCCACCCCACATGCTGGAAAATATCGCAGTGAATGGTAGCCCCGAACAGCGCAGATGGGCATTTCACACATTAAGTGTTTCGGCACAGTTTCGGGGACGGCGAAACGTAATCGGTAATATCAATTTTGCAGTTTCTCCCGGTGAGAAAAGTCGCACAATTTTTGATGCTAAAGGTACTGAAGAACTTCCTGGTAAGCCAGTGCGTCACGAAGGCGATCCTCCCAGTGGAGATGATGCAGTCGACGAAGCTTATGATGCTGCTGGGGCAACCTATGACTTATATTATGAGGTATTCGAGCGAAATTCTATCGATGACAAAGGGCTACGTTTAGACTCCACTGTGCATTACGGTGTCAAATACGATAACGCCTTTTGGAATGGCGACCAAATGGTTTATGGTGATGGCGACGGTGAAATCTTTCAGCGCTTTACTAAATGTATTGATATTATCGGGCATGAGTTAACACACGGTGTTACTCAGTATGAAGCTGGTCTCATATATTTTGGCGAGTCTGGGGCGCTAAATGAATCATTCTCTGATGTCTTTGGCTCATTGGTGAAACAGTGGGTAAAAAAACAGACTGCACAAGAAGCAGACTGGATCATTGGAGAAGGTTTATTTACAGACAAAGTCAAAGGTGTGGGTATTCGCTCCATGAAAGCGCCGGGGACAGCATACAATGACCCAATACTGGGCAAAGATCCTCAACCAGGCCACATGAAAGATAAATATATGGGTTTTGAGGATAACGGTGGGGTGCATATCAACTCGGGTATTCCCAACCGCGCCTTTTACCTAGCAGCAACAGAGATTGGCGGTTATGCTTGGGAAAAAGTTGGCAAAATCTGGTATATTGCTTTACGCGATCGCCTGCGTTCTCGGGCTAGTTTTAAACGTGCTGCCAAGACAATTATTCAGGTTGCTGGTGAACTCTACGGTCAAGGAAGCCTAGAACAAAATGTAGTGGAGAAGGCTTGGAAAGAGGTGGGAGTTATTTAG
- the ilvA gene encoding threonine ammonia-lyase, biosynthetic yields MLCDYLVQILTARVYDVAQETPLEYAPNLSARLNNKLLLKREDMQSVFSFKLRGAYNKMANLPSDLLAQGVIAASAGNHAQGVALGARQLGTQAIIVMPITTPQVKVDAVRARGGEVVLHGDTYDDAYAYARQLEAEKGLTFIHPFDDPEVIAGQGTIGMEILRQYQQPIHAIFVAIGGGGLISGIAAYVKRLRPEIKIIGVEPVDADAMHQSLKAGQRVRLSQVGLFADGVAVREVGEETFRLCQQYVDDIILVDTDDTCAAIKDVFEDTRSILEPAGALAIAGAKAYVEREQIEGQTLIAVACGANMNFDRLRFVAERAELGERREAIFAVTIPEEAGSLRKFCQCMGKRNLTEFNYRIADEKEAHIFVGVQIEKRADRANMVATFEECGFKTIDLTDDELTKLHLRHMVGGHSPLAHNELLYRFEFPERPGALMKFVDSMSPNWNISMFHYRNNGADYGRIVVGIQVPPHEMEEWQAFLDTLGYRYWDENKNPAYKLFLG; encoded by the coding sequence ATGCTTTGTGACTATCTGGTACAAATTCTGACTGCCCGCGTATATGATGTTGCCCAAGAAACACCACTGGAGTATGCCCCAAATCTTTCTGCACGACTGAATAATAAACTCCTGCTGAAGCGCGAGGATATGCAGTCAGTATTTTCCTTTAAGCTGCGTGGTGCTTATAACAAGATGGCAAACTTACCCTCGGATTTACTGGCACAGGGTGTAATTGCTGCATCTGCTGGCAACCATGCTCAAGGAGTTGCCCTTGGTGCCCGGCAGTTAGGAACCCAAGCGATTATCGTTATGCCTATAACCACACCCCAAGTTAAGGTAGATGCAGTCAGAGCCAGGGGAGGAGAGGTAGTGTTGCATGGGGATACCTACGATGATGCTTATGCTTACGCCCGTCAATTGGAAGCAGAAAAGGGCTTAACTTTTATTCACCCTTTTGACGATCCGGAGGTGATTGCGGGACAGGGAACCATCGGCATGGAAATTTTGCGCCAATACCAGCAACCCATCCATGCGATTTTTGTAGCGATTGGTGGTGGTGGATTGATCTCTGGAATTGCGGCATATGTGAAGCGGTTGCGTCCAGAAATCAAGATTATTGGCGTTGAGCCTGTAGATGCCGATGCCATGCATCAATCTCTAAAAGCAGGACAGCGAGTGCGATTGTCTCAGGTGGGCTTATTTGCTGACGGTGTAGCGGTGCGGGAAGTGGGTGAAGAGACTTTTCGCTTGTGCCAGCAATATGTAGATGATATCATTCTCGTTGATACGGATGATACCTGTGCCGCGATTAAAGATGTATTTGAAGATACACGATCCATTTTGGAACCTGCGGGGGCACTGGCGATCGCAGGTGCCAAAGCCTATGTAGAGCGGGAGCAAATCGAAGGGCAAACATTAATTGCCGTAGCCTGTGGTGCCAATATGAACTTCGATCGCCTCCGGTTTGTAGCAGAACGGGCAGAGTTGGGCGAACGCCGCGAAGCCATCTTTGCAGTCACAATTCCTGAAGAAGCTGGTAGTCTCCGCAAGTTTTGCCAATGCATGGGCAAACGCAACTTGACTGAGTTTAACTATCGCATTGCCGATGAAAAAGAGGCACATATTTTTGTGGGCGTGCAAATAGAAAAACGTGCCGACAGGGCAAATATGGTTGCAACTTTTGAAGAGTGTGGGTTCAAAACTATTGACTTAACCGATGACGAACTAACGAAATTACACCTGCGGCACATGGTTGGCGGGCATTCCCCCCTTGCCCACAATGAATTACTTTACCGTTTCGAGTTTCCCGAACGTCCCGGCGCATTGATGAAGTTTGTAGATTCCATGAGTCCGAATTGGAATATCAGCATGTTCCACTACCGCAACAATGGTGCAGACTACGGGCGAATTGTCGTTGGGATACAAGTTCCCCCTCATGAGATGGAAGAGTGGCAAGCATTTTTAGATACACTTGGCTATCGCTATTGGGATGAAAACAAGAATCCAGCGTATAAGCTGTTTTTGGGATAG
- a CDS encoding helix-turn-helix transcriptional regulator, with protein MTLRESLGLTQKQIADAVGVTDQTVSNWERGVHVPRLTLRQTVKLCEITKRTVEDLADLFEPETEKGFK; from the coding sequence ATGACATTAAGAGAGTCGCTAGGACTTACGCAAAAGCAAATAGCGGATGCAGTAGGTGTTACCGATCAAACAGTTTCCAACTGGGAAAGGGGAGTTCATGTACCACGCCTCACCTTAAGGCAGACAGTTAAGCTTTGCGAAATCACAAAGCGCACTGTTGAAGATTTGGCTGATTTATTTGAACCAGAAACAGAAAAGGGTTTCAAATAA
- a CDS encoding zinc-dependent peptidase — protein sequence MVETIIVFLIIGLIITGILVSPILTKQRINRFKHRPFPPLWNAIIENNLPIYPRLSPDERRRLQGHIQVFLAEKQFIGCKGLQVTEEMKLTIAAVACLLLLNERGEYFPKLRSILIYPSIYIVNETVATGDYVVEERRVARLGESWSKDQVILSWEQVQQDTRNWSDGHNVVLHEFAHQLDQEDGKAEGVPILPRKSDYPIWARVMTEEYQQLCSDVQRGIKSVIDNYGATNPAEFFAVATETFFEKPQQLLKQHPSLYELLQRYYQLDPVQWV from the coding sequence ATGGTCGAAACAATTATTGTTTTTCTCATTATTGGGCTAATTATCACTGGCATTTTAGTCAGTCCCATCCTAACTAAACAGCGAATAAACCGTTTTAAACATCGCCCTTTTCCTCCACTTTGGAACGCCATTATTGAGAATAATCTTCCTATTTACCCCCGTCTTTCTCCCGATGAACGCAGACGGCTTCAGGGACATATTCAAGTTTTTTTAGCGGAAAAACAATTCATCGGCTGTAAAGGATTGCAAGTGACAGAAGAAATGAAACTAACTATTGCTGCTGTCGCCTGTTTACTTTTACTTAATGAGCGAGGAGAATACTTTCCTAAACTTCGTTCAATTTTGATTTACCCAAGTATTTATATTGTTAATGAAACTGTCGCCACTGGGGATTATGTTGTCGAAGAAAGGCGCGTAGCAAGATTGGGGGAATCATGGAGCAAAGACCAAGTGATATTATCTTGGGAACAAGTACAACAAGATACTCGCAACTGGAGTGATGGACATAACGTTGTTCTGCATGAATTCGCCCATCAGTTAGATCAAGAAGATGGTAAAGCCGAGGGTGTTCCGATTTTGCCACGAAAATCAGATTATCCCATCTGGGCTAGGGTGATGACAGAAGAATATCAACAACTTTGTAGTGATGTTCAACGAGGTATTAAAAGCGTCATAGATAATTATGGTGCAACTAATCCCGCAGAATTTTTTGCTGTGGCGACTGAGACATTCTTTGAGAAACCGCAGCAGTTGCTGAAGCAGCATCCGTCACTTTATGAGCTACTGCAACGCTACTATCAATTAGATCCGGTGCAATGGGTTTAG
- a CDS encoding YgiT-type zinc finger protein codes for MSDWNETLIEQKVTYTLEVNGKFYLIENVPARVNPETGEQFFSPSTVERLQQIILNQQEPVRFVETPVYDFAA; via the coding sequence ATGAGTGATTGGAATGAAACGCTAATAGAGCAAAAAGTAACCTACACTCTAGAGGTTAATGGCAAATTTTACTTGATTGAAAATGTACCTGCGCGAGTTAATCCAGAAACTGGAGAACAGTTTTTCTCTCCATCTACAGTAGAACGCTTACAGCAGATTATTCTCAACCAACAAGAGCCTGTACGTTTTGTTGAAACACCAGTATACGACTTTGCTGCCTAG
- a CDS encoding type II toxin-antitoxin system RelE family toxin, giving the protein MSYQVELAPAAVRQVKKLPADIQQKVVAKLEELAVNPRPDGVVKLEGAEDLYRVRLSSYRIVYQIQDDLLLVTVVKVKHRRDVYRS; this is encoded by the coding sequence GTGAGTTACCAAGTAGAACTTGCACCAGCTGCGGTCAGACAAGTGAAAAAATTACCTGCCGATATTCAACAAAAAGTAGTAGCAAAATTAGAGGAACTCGCAGTTAACCCGCGTCCGGATGGCGTAGTAAAGCTGGAGGGGGCAGAAGATTTATACAGAGTCAGATTAAGTAGTTATCGGATTGTGTACCAAATTCAAGATGACCTATTGTTGGTGACTGTAGTCAAAGTGAAGCACCGTAGAGATGTTTATCGGTCTTAG
- a CDS encoding DUF2281 domain-containing protein, translated as MNAKQKIIEEIENAPEEIVSEVLDFLLFLKAKEDKEDLEDAKAALEEAVTVGTVSLDELKRELGL; from the coding sequence ATGAATGCAAAACAAAAAATCATTGAGGAGATAGAAAACGCGCCAGAGGAAATTGTCTCTGAAGTGTTGGACTTTTTACTGTTTTTGAAAGCCAAAGAAGATAAAGAAGATTTAGAGGATGCAAAAGCAGCATTAGAAGAAGCCGTAACGGTAGGTACAGTGTCCTTGGACGAACTTAAAAGGGAGTTGGGTTTGTGA
- a CDS encoding ATP adenylyltransferase family protein gives MAQGKILLKAGTFWTKIKEQTEHARQCGALVSIPTESEFVEQQGVCFLVRIASNLVRKDEAKRDQQKQSAACKGDFNPFLPYEQDLFVADISDTHVCILNKYNVADYHLLLITRAFEEQESLLTLEDFAAMWACMAQFDGLTFYNSGKIAGASQRHKHLQLVPLPLTPTGVQLPIEPLLKSAQFHNSIATIPEFPFLHAFTTLDSLWKESPFSAAAATLECYHSLLRAVGLEDNQQSRAYNLLVTREWMLLVPRSQECFESIPVNSLGFAGTMFVRNEQQMQILKQYGPMSVLKNVAVPNCEIQ, from the coding sequence ATGGCACAGGGAAAAATATTGCTCAAGGCTGGCACTTTCTGGACAAAAATTAAGGAGCAGACAGAACATGCTCGGCAATGCGGCGCACTGGTGTCAATACCAACGGAATCTGAATTTGTAGAACAGCAGGGTGTTTGCTTCCTGGTGCGGATTGCGTCTAACTTAGTTCGTAAGGACGAAGCTAAGCGCGATCAACAAAAACAAAGCGCCGCTTGTAAAGGAGATTTCAATCCCTTTCTTCCCTACGAGCAAGATTTATTTGTGGCAGATATTTCTGATACCCATGTATGTATATTGAACAAATACAACGTTGCTGATTATCACCTGCTACTGATTACCCGTGCCTTTGAAGAACAAGAAAGCTTGCTTACCCTAGAAGATTTTGCCGCTATGTGGGCATGTATGGCCCAATTCGATGGTTTGACATTCTACAACTCTGGAAAGATTGCTGGTGCTAGTCAGCGACACAAACACTTGCAACTTGTGCCACTACCGCTCACACCCACTGGAGTGCAGCTACCGATTGAACCTTTATTAAAATCTGCCCAATTTCATAACTCAATTGCAACTATACCAGAATTTCCTTTTTTACATGCTTTCACAACTCTAGATTCCCTTTGGAAGGAATCTCCATTTTCTGCCGCCGCCGCAACACTAGAGTGCTATCATTCTCTGCTGCGGGCAGTAGGCTTAGAAGATAATCAACAATCTAGGGCTTATAATCTTTTAGTGACACGAGAATGGATGTTGCTTGTGCCGCGATCGCAAGAGTGTTTCGAGTCTATACCAGTGAACTCCTTGGGATTTGCCGGTACTATGTTTGTGCGAAACGAGCAGCAAATGCAGATTCTCAAACAATATGGACCAATGAGTGTGCTGAAAAATGTTGCTGTGCCAAATTGCGAGATACAATAG
- a CDS encoding Rieske (2Fe-2S) protein: MSWTQVLSADALSPGARQVVKVGSRSILVVNHEGQLYAVENACPHLKLSLKKGKITEDGAIVCPWHRSAFDLRTGEAKEWIAWPPVIGKAMSVVSREKPLSVFPIRVEEGNIWIDVE; this comes from the coding sequence ATGAGTTGGACACAGGTTCTTTCAGCTGATGCACTTTCTCCTGGTGCGCGACAAGTAGTGAAAGTTGGCAGCAGGAGTATCTTGGTTGTGAATCACGAAGGCCAGCTTTATGCGGTAGAAAACGCCTGTCCTCATCTGAAATTATCTCTAAAAAAAGGTAAAATCACCGAAGATGGGGCGATTGTTTGTCCTTGGCATCGCAGTGCTTTTGACCTCCGCACTGGTGAAGCCAAAGAGTGGATCGCTTGGCCCCCTGTTATTGGTAAGGCAATGAGTGTAGTCTCACGAGAGAAGCCACTATCAGTTTTTCCTATTCGTGTGGAAGAAGGAAATATCTGGATTGATGTAGAATAG